A part of Terriglobus roseus genomic DNA contains:
- the alr gene encoding alanine racemase yields the protein MRSVLPSHTRPIWAEISASRLVANYRALQAAAGPQVEMLAVIKANAYGHGATECAPILAAAGAKWLGVTSVEEGVAVRQSLGILPQGMPQPRLLVMCSVWFGEEASVLDYGLTPVVWETYHLDLLEAEAKRRRLPARSLAVHVEIDTGMSRQGVAPGALLQQLLARFTEESPLLLEGVMTHLASTEIADDPQDRRQMRDFKLALEQVAAAELQPAYVHAGNTSSTDSGYMPTAIPALAAELGAKAMTRAGLALYGYTLPLELCMSGGFPEPHVGCSLRPVMTWKTRVVSLRDIAEGTSIGYNSTFVATKPMRVALLPVGYADGFRRGLSSSTEEAGGYVLLHGMRAAILGRVSMDLTVVDVTHLPQTKIGDEVVLVGSMGTEFVGANEQARIAGTSVYEVLCGISDRVPRVVVE from the coding sequence ATGCGATCTGTACTTCCAAGCCACACGCGCCCCATCTGGGCGGAGATTTCCGCTTCACGCCTTGTCGCCAACTACCGCGCACTGCAGGCCGCTGCAGGACCGCAGGTGGAGATGCTTGCCGTCATCAAGGCAAACGCCTACGGCCACGGAGCCACGGAATGCGCACCGATTCTCGCCGCTGCTGGTGCGAAGTGGCTTGGTGTTACATCCGTAGAAGAGGGTGTGGCAGTACGGCAATCGCTGGGCATTCTGCCGCAGGGCATGCCGCAACCTCGACTGTTGGTGATGTGCAGCGTTTGGTTTGGCGAAGAAGCTTCGGTCCTCGATTACGGCCTCACTCCAGTTGTGTGGGAGACGTACCACCTGGATCTGCTGGAAGCAGAAGCAAAGCGGCGAAGACTCCCTGCGCGATCGCTTGCTGTGCATGTGGAGATCGACACCGGCATGTCACGACAGGGCGTTGCTCCCGGTGCGTTGCTGCAGCAACTGCTGGCGCGCTTCACTGAAGAATCGCCGCTGCTGCTGGAAGGTGTGATGACACATCTTGCATCAACGGAGATCGCCGACGATCCGCAGGACCGTCGCCAGATGCGCGACTTCAAACTTGCGTTGGAACAAGTGGCCGCGGCGGAATTACAGCCAGCATACGTACACGCAGGAAACACCTCATCCACTGATAGTGGCTACATGCCCACCGCGATTCCCGCGTTGGCGGCTGAACTGGGCGCAAAGGCTATGACGCGCGCGGGGCTTGCACTGTACGGCTATACGCTACCGCTGGAGCTGTGCATGAGCGGCGGCTTCCCTGAACCGCACGTTGGCTGTTCTCTTCGACCAGTGATGACGTGGAAGACGCGCGTGGTGAGTCTCCGCGATATCGCTGAGGGAACAAGCATTGGTTATAACTCCACTTTCGTTGCAACCAAGCCGATGCGGGTGGCTCTGTTACCAGTGGGTTATGCGGATGGCTTCCGTCGTGGACTTTCTTCTTCGACAGAAGAGGCAGGTGGATATGTTTTGCTGCACGGCATGCGCGCGGCGATTCTGGGCCGCGTATCCATGGACCTGACTGTTGTGGACGTGACACATCTCCCACAAACCAAGATTGGTGACGAGGTGGTGTTGGTTGGCAGCATGGGCACAGAGTTTGTAGGAGCCAACGAGCAGGCCCGGATTGCAGGCACCAGCGTGTACGAAGTCCTATGCGGCATTAGCGATCGCGTGCCACGCGTCGTGGTGGAATAA
- a CDS encoding coagulation factor 5/8 type domain-containing protein: MLLRILTATAVLLLAGSSLAQHATKAPDLGPNVFVYSPKDNAETMQAKIDTVYAEQHHSEFGSGRYAFIFLPGQYHLNVPVGFYTQVIGAGASPEDVRISGDVHSDAALKNNNATTTFWRGVEGFSVTPTNGTMQWAVSQAIFFRRMHVYGDVVLHQQHGWASGGWMSDTVVDGVVDSGSQQQWLSRNTEWQRWTGSNWNMVFVGTNNMPEGEWPKPPYTKVAKTPVVREKPFLFVGAKGIWSVRVPALQHDSVGATWHGGNTPGHNIPLSRFFIAHPEHDTADTMNAALAQGKHLLLTPGTYDLNKPLRVTHANTVVLGLGFATLHPVAGTEAMTVADEDGITVSGLLFDAGEKKSPSLLEVGTQHSVRYHAANPISLHDVFFRVGGATVGKAGANLVINSNDTIVDHTWIWRADHGKPGTVGWNINESDNGLIVNGNRVTIYGLFVEHHQQYQVLWNGEAGRTYFYQSEIPYDPPTQSAWTDTNGAKGWASYKVADNVKQHEAWGLGIYSVFRHPDVDLDRAIEVPNTPQVRFHHMITVALDNLGAIRNVINDTGGSTQTKPRKTPQVAEYPTP; this comes from the coding sequence ATGCTTCTGCGCATCCTCACGGCAACTGCTGTTCTTCTGCTTGCTGGCTCATCGCTTGCACAACATGCAACGAAAGCACCCGACCTGGGCCCGAATGTGTTCGTCTACTCTCCCAAAGACAACGCAGAAACGATGCAGGCAAAGATCGACACAGTCTATGCCGAACAGCACCACAGCGAATTCGGCAGCGGCCGTTATGCCTTCATCTTTCTTCCGGGCCAATATCACTTAAATGTTCCTGTGGGCTTTTACACACAAGTCATCGGTGCAGGTGCGTCGCCTGAGGATGTGCGCATCTCTGGCGATGTCCACTCCGATGCTGCGTTGAAGAACAACAATGCCACCACCACGTTCTGGCGCGGCGTCGAAGGATTCTCCGTAACCCCGACAAACGGAACGATGCAGTGGGCTGTGTCGCAGGCAATCTTCTTTCGCCGCATGCATGTGTATGGCGACGTGGTGCTGCACCAGCAACATGGATGGGCGAGCGGCGGATGGATGAGCGACACGGTTGTGGATGGAGTCGTCGATTCCGGGTCGCAACAACAGTGGCTCTCCCGCAATACCGAATGGCAACGCTGGACCGGCTCGAACTGGAACATGGTCTTCGTTGGTACGAACAACATGCCTGAAGGCGAGTGGCCTAAACCGCCCTACACGAAAGTTGCGAAGACCCCTGTGGTGCGTGAGAAGCCATTCCTCTTCGTCGGTGCGAAAGGCATATGGTCTGTGCGCGTACCTGCGTTGCAACACGACTCCGTGGGTGCGACATGGCATGGCGGAAACACTCCAGGCCACAACATTCCTCTGTCGCGCTTTTTCATCGCACATCCCGAACACGACACTGCAGACACCATGAATGCCGCGCTGGCGCAAGGCAAACACCTGCTGCTGACACCAGGCACATACGACCTGAACAAGCCATTGCGTGTAACTCACGCGAACACTGTTGTACTTGGTCTGGGTTTCGCAACGCTGCACCCTGTTGCAGGCACAGAAGCGATGACGGTTGCCGATGAAGACGGCATCACCGTCTCTGGGCTGTTGTTTGATGCAGGCGAAAAGAAGTCGCCTTCGCTGCTGGAAGTGGGAACACAGCACAGCGTTCGCTATCACGCGGCGAACCCGATCTCACTGCATGATGTGTTCTTCCGCGTTGGCGGAGCAACCGTTGGAAAGGCGGGCGCGAATCTTGTGATCAACAGCAACGACACGATTGTGGATCACACTTGGATCTGGCGCGCTGATCACGGAAAGCCCGGCACCGTTGGCTGGAACATCAATGAAAGCGACAACGGCCTGATCGTCAATGGCAATCGCGTAACGATCTACGGCCTCTTCGTAGAACACCATCAGCAGTATCAGGTGCTGTGGAATGGCGAAGCCGGACGCACCTACTTCTACCAATCCGAAATTCCCTATGACCCGCCGACACAATCCGCATGGACAGACACAAACGGCGCAAAGGGTTGGGCCTCATACAAAGTAGCGGACAACGTGAAACAGCACGAGGCGTGGGGTCTGGGCATTTACAGCGTCTTCCGCCATCCGGACGTGGATCTGGATCGAGCCATCGAAGTGCCGAACACGCCACAGGTGCGTTTTCATCACATGATCACGGTGGCCCTGGATAACCTGGGTGCCATTCGCAACGTGATTAACGACACAGGTGGAAGTACTCAGACAAAGCCGCGCAAAACACCGCAAGTGGCCGAGTACCCCACACCTTAG
- the glmM gene encoding phosphoglucosamine mutase, translating to MRKLFGTDGIRAVAGQAPLDPRTVHAVGVALAHHIAAPGTQPKVILGMDTRESSEWIAAAITEGLRNGGAVVESAGVITTPAIAFLTRSHGFSAGVVISASHNPWQDNGIKVFGPDGYKLPDATELAIEEEIFRQLESNSNHSSIHTAAPAVEEADRAEYVRSLLAAVPGLSLDGKRLVVDCANGAASAVAPQLFAGLGGEVRIRNASPDGRNINVECGATKPEVVAKYVLEDKADIGITFDGDADRAMFADENGRVINGDAVMLLAARDLQARGLLHDNTVVATTMSNMGLEAALKRSGIRMLRAPVGDKYVLEQMKGTGASLGGEQSGHILFTGKSTTGDGLLTALLLLDIVHRSGTSLAKLAEDLKTFPQVIVNVKVREKKPLEGIPSVAEKIREAENALADTGRVVIRYSGTEALARVMIEAEDESSMKLHASAIADAIRAELGV from the coding sequence ATGAGAAAGCTCTTCGGAACAGACGGCATCCGCGCCGTTGCAGGACAAGCCCCCCTCGACCCTCGCACAGTCCACGCAGTTGGCGTTGCACTGGCGCATCATATTGCCGCCCCCGGCACACAACCGAAGGTCATCCTCGGTATGGACACGCGCGAATCCAGTGAATGGATTGCTGCTGCCATCACCGAAGGACTCCGCAATGGCGGTGCCGTGGTGGAATCCGCAGGCGTTATCACCACGCCGGCGATTGCGTTCCTGACTCGTTCCCACGGCTTTTCTGCGGGTGTGGTCATCTCTGCGTCTCACAATCCATGGCAGGACAACGGCATCAAGGTCTTCGGTCCGGACGGATACAAGCTGCCTGACGCAACCGAGCTTGCCATTGAAGAAGAGATTTTCCGTCAGTTGGAGTCGAACTCGAACCACTCGTCGATTCACACCGCGGCCCCTGCCGTGGAAGAAGCCGATCGAGCGGAGTATGTGCGTTCGTTGCTGGCCGCAGTCCCGGGTCTATCGCTGGATGGCAAGCGCCTCGTGGTCGATTGCGCGAATGGAGCTGCGTCGGCAGTTGCACCCCAGTTGTTCGCGGGACTCGGAGGCGAGGTTCGCATCCGCAACGCCAGCCCTGATGGACGCAACATCAATGTCGAGTGTGGCGCAACCAAGCCTGAAGTTGTAGCGAAGTACGTGCTTGAAGATAAGGCCGACATCGGCATCACTTTTGACGGTGACGCGGATCGCGCCATGTTTGCCGACGAGAATGGTCGCGTGATCAATGGCGATGCGGTCATGCTGCTTGCCGCGCGTGATCTGCAGGCACGCGGATTGCTGCATGACAACACAGTCGTGGCCACCACCATGAGCAACATGGGGCTTGAAGCCGCATTGAAGCGCAGCGGCATCCGCATGCTTCGTGCACCCGTGGGCGATAAATATGTTCTGGAACAGATGAAGGGCACCGGAGCCTCGCTGGGCGGCGAACAGAGCGGCCACATCCTGTTCACAGGCAAATCCACAACGGGCGACGGTCTGCTGACAGCGCTGTTGCTGTTGGACATTGTGCATCGCAGCGGAACATCGTTAGCGAAGCTGGCGGAAGATCTGAAGACATTCCCGCAGGTCATCGTCAACGTGAAGGTGCGCGAGAAGAAACCGCTGGAGGGTATTCCTTCTGTTGCGGAAAAGATTCGTGAAGCTGAAAACGCGCTCGCCGATACGGGACGCGTGGTCATTCGTTACAGCGGAACCGAAGCGCTGGCACGCGTGATGATTGAAGCCGAAGACGAGTCTTCCATGAAGCTCCACGCTTCGGCCATTGCGGATGCGATTCGCGCAGAGCTTGGCGTTTAA
- the xseA gene encoding exodeoxyribonuclease VII large subunit — MAAPEKPPATLAELIRRRSSAGRPKEPPSPSATKPPVADRLGQFGLLFAEPEVEAVAEEDEPEALPEREDERVPERRLWSVAELVSALRFRVEREYADVWVEGEVSNCRPAPSGHLYFTLKDGDAQLPVVLFRREAALLKFKPTDGLSVLARGRVSVFESRGQLQLIANSLEPRGAGALQLAFEQLKAKLRAEGLFDEDRKRPLPPFPRTVGVITSTQGAVLRDIATVVRRRHARLNLLVFAATVQGPTCAPDVMRGLRYFNDAPEAHRVDVILIARGGGSAEDLSGFNDEALARAIASSDIPVVSAIGHETDFTIADFVADLRAPTPSAAAEIVTAAQHRIEERVQSLEARLFRAVRFQQMHARQRFLRVSAEGTFARLRDSINRRHQRVDSARFRLEALSQRLLQARAAQLRQVSERLQRQDVHRRVLLATAQQQHLQQRLERTAAGLVVHSRQRLERAGARLYALSPTAILERGYALVYREDGSLLRDASSTAEGETITARVAHGAVRAIVSGNTRNP, encoded by the coding sequence ATGGCGGCTCCCGAGAAACCACCGGCAACATTGGCAGAGTTGATTCGTCGACGCTCCAGTGCCGGAAGGCCAAAGGAGCCGCCATCGCCGTCTGCGACAAAGCCTCCCGTGGCTGATCGGCTGGGCCAGTTTGGGCTTCTCTTTGCCGAGCCTGAGGTAGAGGCAGTTGCAGAAGAAGATGAGCCGGAAGCTCTCCCTGAACGCGAAGATGAGAGGGTTCCAGAGCGCAGGCTCTGGTCCGTCGCGGAATTGGTTTCGGCGTTGCGTTTTCGCGTGGAGCGCGAGTACGCGGATGTGTGGGTTGAGGGCGAAGTTTCCAATTGCCGCCCCGCGCCGTCAGGTCATTTGTATTTCACGCTGAAGGACGGCGATGCGCAGTTGCCGGTGGTGCTTTTCCGTCGTGAAGCAGCGCTGCTGAAATTCAAACCTACAGATGGCCTTAGTGTATTGGCGCGCGGGCGTGTCAGCGTGTTTGAGAGCCGTGGGCAGCTGCAGCTGATTGCAAATTCACTGGAACCGCGCGGCGCGGGCGCGTTACAGCTTGCCTTTGAACAATTGAAGGCGAAACTGCGTGCCGAAGGGCTGTTTGACGAGGATCGGAAGCGCCCGCTGCCACCGTTTCCACGCACGGTTGGCGTGATTACCAGCACGCAGGGTGCCGTGCTGCGCGACATTGCCACGGTGGTGCGGCGGCGGCATGCAAGGTTGAATCTTCTGGTGTTTGCCGCGACGGTGCAGGGGCCAACGTGCGCTCCGGATGTGATGCGTGGCCTGCGCTACTTCAATGACGCGCCGGAAGCGCATCGCGTGGACGTCATCCTGATCGCGCGCGGGGGCGGTTCAGCGGAGGACTTGAGCGGTTTTAACGACGAGGCTCTGGCGCGGGCCATCGCCAGCAGCGACATTCCCGTTGTCTCTGCTATTGGTCATGAAACGGACTTCACTATCGCGGATTTCGTAGCAGATCTGCGCGCTCCCACGCCCTCTGCCGCTGCTGAGATTGTTACTGCGGCGCAACATCGCATTGAAGAGCGTGTGCAGTCATTGGAAGCGCGGTTGTTTCGGGCTGTCCGTTTCCAGCAGATGCATGCGCGACAGCGTTTTCTGCGCGTGTCCGCAGAGGGTACTTTCGCACGCCTTCGTGACAGCATCAACCGCCGTCATCAGCGTGTGGACAGTGCGCGTTTCCGCCTGGAGGCGCTTTCGCAGCGGCTTTTGCAGGCGCGTGCCGCACAGCTTCGTCAGGTTTCGGAACGGCTGCAGCGGCAGGATGTCCATCGTCGGGTATTGCTGGCGACAGCGCAACAGCAGCATTTGCAGCAGCGACTGGAGCGCACGGCGGCTGGGCTCGTGGTGCACTCTCGACAGCGCTTGGAGCGTGCAGGGGCACGTCTGTATGCGCTTTCACCCACGGCCATTCTGGAACGCGGTTACGCCTTGGTGTATCGCGAAGATGGCTCCCTCCTCAGGGACGCATCGAGCACGGCGGAGGGAGAAACCATTACGGCGCGTGTGGCGCATGGTGCAGTCCGTGCGATAGTTAGCGGAAACACGCGGAATCCCTAA
- a CDS encoding tetratricopeptide repeat protein, with protein MDTPNRTRTSPLPVHADASFVTKKTGVLDSLANNRKLALNLAIAVVVVVVVVAAGVLVYNHRSAEAANQLSAAMQTYAAPIRSAENPVPASTRSFGSTDERAKAANAEFKAIADTYGMTDAGRNALYLEGLTALQTGQNASAEELLKKSAGSWNRDISNLAGLALAGLYHQTGRTSDAVAEYNRIIAKPSNLVPSGLAKLQLAEMYDADGKSADAKKIYAEIKDKDPKSAAAELASEKLNGPAAR; from the coding sequence TTGGACACACCCAACCGCACCCGTACCTCGCCGCTGCCCGTTCACGCTGACGCATCGTTCGTGACCAAGAAGACAGGCGTTCTGGACAGCCTTGCAAATAACCGCAAGCTCGCATTGAACCTGGCCATCGCTGTGGTGGTTGTGGTCGTTGTCGTGGCGGCAGGCGTTCTGGTGTACAACCACCGCTCCGCTGAGGCTGCGAACCAGCTTTCTGCTGCCATGCAGACCTACGCGGCACCCATCCGTTCCGCGGAGAATCCAGTTCCCGCCAGCACGCGCAGCTTTGGTTCCACGGATGAGCGTGCAAAGGCTGCCAATGCAGAGTTCAAGGCTATTGCCGATACCTACGGCATGACCGATGCAGGCCGCAATGCGCTGTATCTGGAGGGCTTGACCGCCCTGCAGACCGGCCAGAATGCCTCGGCTGAGGAGTTGCTGAAGAAGTCCGCCGGAAGCTGGAATCGCGATATCTCGAACTTGGCGGGGTTGGCGCTGGCCGGTCTGTACCACCAGACGGGCCGCACCAGCGACGCCGTGGCAGAGTACAACCGCATCATCGCCAAGCCGTCGAACCTGGTGCCTTCTGGTCTGGCGAAGCTGCAGCTTGCGGAAATGTACGATGCTGACGGCAAGTCTGCCGACGCGAAGAAGATTTACGCGGAGATCAAGGATAAGGATCCGAAGAGCGCCGCTGCTGAACTGGCCAGCGAAAAGCTGAACGGCCCCGCGGCACGCTAA
- a CDS encoding TIGR03435 family protein, with protein sequence MSGCNFLVAALLTMPCMAQIPTPPTGFEVATIKPTPLVNDGRSHINYPQGGDFSTSNVTLMQLISWAFDMQPKRILNGPDWINNQRIDIQAKTDASADAKLRTMSNTDANAEKRRMVQALLVERFALKVHRETQTLNAFDLIVDGQSKLTASTTNDNRWDGGRTYLRGTGFSTDILAEQLSRPAGKVVVNHTGLAGRYDVKLEWSPDDGSAPNSDAPGFFKAVQEQLGLKLVPAKEPLDVLVLDHVEQPSQN encoded by the coding sequence ATGAGCGGTTGTAACTTTCTGGTTGCAGCTCTGTTGACCATGCCATGCATGGCACAGATACCAACACCACCCACAGGCTTTGAGGTGGCGACCATCAAACCGACACCGCTTGTGAATGACGGGCGCAGTCATATCAACTATCCGCAGGGTGGCGACTTCAGCACATCCAACGTGACGCTGATGCAGTTGATTTCATGGGCATTTGATATGCAGCCAAAGCGCATTTTGAATGGACCAGACTGGATCAACAACCAACGGATCGATATTCAGGCGAAAACCGATGCCTCGGCAGATGCCAAGCTGCGAACGATGTCGAACACCGATGCCAACGCCGAGAAGCGTCGCATGGTGCAGGCGTTGCTGGTGGAGCGGTTTGCTTTAAAGGTGCACCGGGAGACGCAGACGCTGAATGCGTTCGATCTGATTGTCGATGGCCAATCCAAACTGACAGCCAGCACCACCAACGACAACCGCTGGGATGGTGGAAGGACATATCTGCGCGGTACGGGCTTCTCAACAGACATACTCGCAGAGCAGCTGAGCCGACCAGCGGGCAAGGTGGTGGTAAACCACACCGGCCTGGCTGGCCGCTACGATGTGAAGCTGGAATGGTCACCCGACGACGGGAGCGCTCCCAACAGCGACGCACCGGGCTTCTTCAAGGCCGTCCAGGAGCAGCTTGGGTTAAAGCTCGTGCCAGCGAAGGAACCTCTGGACGTGCTGGTGCTGGACCATGTGGAGCAGCCCTCGCAGAACTAG